Below is a genomic region from Deinococcus radiotolerans.
TCAATTCACGGGCCAGTTCAGCCGCGAGCAGGGGCCCGAGCAGGAAGCCCTTGCTGCTCAGGCCGGTCAGCCGCCACGTGCCACCCTCCTGCGGTCCGGCGTTCAGGCCGGAGAGGCGCGTGCCGGTCCAGTGCCCGGTGACGCGCGCGCCGCGCAGGTCGGTCAGGGCGGCGCCCTTGCCGAGCAGCCACCCCAGCGACGCGAGGGGCAACCCATCCGGCGTCCAGGTGGGGGAGGGGGTCTCGAAGGTCGCGCCGAGCACCCCGCCGCGCGCGTCCGGGGCGAGGTACGCGCCGAAGCTGAGGGCGACGCGCGTGACGGCCCGGTCGAGGGTCAGGAGGGTGCCGCGCCGGTGCGTGGCGGCCTCGCCGCGCCACGTGACGCCGACCGAACCGCTGCAGAACACCACGGCGTCCCCGCTCAGTGTTTCGCCGCCTGCCAGGGTGACGGTGCGGGCCGTCCAGTCCTGCGCGCGTCCGGTGACGACCGGCGCGCCGGACGCCTGCACGAGGGCGCACGTGAAGGCGGGGCCGTCCACCCACCCGCCGTCCGGGAGGTGCAGGACGTGCCCCCAGCCGGGCGCCAGGGGTTCCGGCGCGTCTGCCGGGCTCAGCCACGCGTGCTTCAGCGCGGCGGGGAGGTTCCGTTCGAAGCGGGCGCGGGCGCGGTCGTCCGGGATGGGCCGCAGCACGCCCGATTGCGCGTGTGGGACGGAGAAACCGGCCGCATCCAGCTCGCGCAGCAGCGTCCACGTGAAGCGCATGCCGTCCAGCGCGCGGGCGTCCACGCCGCCCGACTGGCCGCGCACCGGGTTGATCAGGGCGCTGGGCACGTCGCTCGCGCGGTGCACGCCCGCGTCCACGACCGTCACCTGCGCGCCCGCGCGGGCCAGGAAGTACGCCACGCTGGTCCCAGCAATGCCCGCCCCGATCACGAGAACGTGCATCAGCCCTCCCGCACGGCGCGCACGCACTCGCGTTTGCCGGGCGCGCCGGGGCGGCGGTCCACGCGCAGCCCGGCGGCCTCCAGCGAGCGGCGCACGTGCCCGGCGGCGCTGTACGTGCCCAGAACGCCCCCCGGCGCAAGGGTGTGGGCCAGTCGCGCCGTGAACGCGGGTGTCCACACGTCCGGATTGCGGCTCGGCGAGAAGCCATCCAGGTACAGCGCCGTCGCCCAGCCTGCGGGCAGGTCGGCGGTCAGGACGTCCGCGAACGTGACGCGCAGGGTCGCGCCGCCCGCCGTGACCTCGATCTCGCCGCTGCCGCCGCCCGATTCGGGCCACGCGTCCAGCAGCGCCCGCCACGCGGGGTGATCCTCGGCATCCCCGCCGCGCGCCACGTCCCGCAGCAGGGCGCGGGGGGCTGGGTCGAACTCGAACGCGTGGTACTCCAGTGGGACGCCGCGCGCCGCGCAGCGGGCCAGGGTCGCGCGGGCGTTCACGCCCACCCCGAAGCCCACCTCCAGCACGCGCGGGGCGGGGTGCTCGTGCGTGCCCGTGCCCTCCACGAACACATGCCGCGCCTGCGACGCCGCGCCGTGCCGCGACCCGTACGCCTCGCCGAACCGGGCGTTCAGGGCGGTTCGCGACCCGTCGGGCGTGACCAGCACGTTTGCTGGCGCGTCAGGAGAGGAATCACTCATGCCGCGCAGGATACCGGTCTGATACCTGAGTCGCAGGACGAACAGAACTTGCGCGGAGCTCTGGCACTGCATGTGCGTCATCGGGAGGTGCACCCTCCTACCGGAACGGGAGAGGACCTGACCGGCGTCCTCTGGGTCATTGCAGTCCTCCTGAACCGTGACCCGCTGCTGCCCTCCTAACCGGGTGTACACTGGCGACACCACAATTCTGTGTCTCCTGCGTGCGTTCGCCGGTCGCTGCTGCCCCTCCCGAGGGTGCTTCGGGGAAGGAATGGTGATCTTTCGTGCCTCACCGCATTGTGAGTCTGGCCGCGCACAGCGGCACCGGGAAGACGACGCTGGCTGAGGCCCTGCTGCTCCGCGGTGGGGTCCTTTCACGTGCAGGCTGCGTCGAGGACGGCACCACCCGCAGTGATCACACGGACGCGGAGAAGGCGCACGGGTTCTCGATCCAGACCGGGGTGCTGCGCCTGAGTCACGAGGGCACGGACGTGACGGTGCTGGACACGCCGGGCTTCGCGGATTTCGTGCGAGAGATCCGGGGCGGGATTCGCGCGGCGGACAGCGTGCTGGTGCTCGTCAGCGCGGTGGGCGGCGTGGAGGTCGGTACGGAGCGCGCCTGGGCCACGGCGGACCGTTTCGGGATGCCGCGCGTGGTGGTGGTGAACAAGATGGACCGCGAACGGGCGGACTTCTTCACGGTCCTGGCCGACGTGAAAGCCAGCCTGAAGGGCCCGGTGGCAGCGGCGTTCCTGCCCGTGGGGGAGGGCCCGGACTTCCGCGGAGTGGTAAACGTCCTGACAGGCGAGGTGAGCCCACCACAGGAGCTGCCCCCCACCCTGACGGGCGCGCTGCGTGAGGCGCGGGACGCGCTGCTGGACGCCATCGTCGAGACGGACGACGACCTGATGGGCCGCTACCTGGAAGGCGAGGCCATCGGGGATAAGGAACTGGAGGCGGCGTACCTGCGGGCGGTCCACGCGGGTACCCTCTACCCGGTGTTACCCGTGAGTGCCGTGAGCGGTGTAGGGCTGGACGTGTTGCTGCACCTGATGGTCACGGGGCTACGCAGCGCCCGCGAGCGCGGCCCCCTGACTGGCGTGGACGGGCAGACCCGCGAACCCACTCCGGATGCCCCCCTGAGCGCGCGGGTGTGGCGGCTGTCCATCGACCCGTTCGTGGGCAAGGTCGCGTACATCCGCGTCTGGAGCGGCACGCTGCGTCCCGGCGACACGCTGCGCAATACCTCGCAGGACGTGGACGTGCGCCCCATGCACCTGTACGTCCCGAACGGCAAGGACCTCACCGAGGTATCCGAACTGCCTGCCGGGAGCATCGGCGTCCTGACGAAACTCCCGGACCTGCACGCCGGGGACACCCTGGCCGACCCCGCCCAGCCCATCACGTACGACCCGCTGTGGCTGCCCGACCCGGTCCACACGGTCGCCATTCACCCCGCCACCCGCCAGGACGAGGACAAGCTGGGTGCGGCCCTCGCGAAACTGCGCGAGGAGGACCCCACCCTCCACTACGCGCGCGAACCGCAGACGGGCGAGCAGCTCCTGTCCGGCATGGGTGACATGCACCTGGGCATCGCCGTGGAGAAGCTGGCCGCGCAGGGCGTCACCGTGACCACCACCCCGCCCCGCATCCCGTACCGCGAGACCATCCACGCCCCCGCCGAAGCGCAGGGCAAACACAAGAAGCAGAGCGGCGGGCACGGACAGTACGGCGACTGCAAGATCCGCATCGAGCCCGGCGAGGGCTTCGCGTTCCGGTCCGCCGTGGTGGGCGGCGCCATCCCCGGCAAGTACATCCCCAGTATTGAGAAAGGCGTGCAGGACGCCATGCAGCGCGGCGCGCTGGCTGGGTACCCCATGCAGGACGTCCACGTCACCGTGCTCGACGGCAGCTACCACGACGTGGACAGCAGCGACATCGCCTTCCGCACCGCCGGCAGCCTCGCCCTGAAAAACGCCGTGGCGAACGCCCGCCCGGGCCTCCTCGAACCCGTTATGCAGCTGCGGGTCCGCGCCCCAGCCTTGTTCACCGGGGACCTCATCAGCGACCTCCAGACCCGCCGCGCCCGCGTGCAGGGCATGGACCCTGAGGGGACCGTCATCACCGTCACCGCCCTCGTACCGCAAGCTGAACTCCAGTCGTACAGCGCTGACCTGCGCTCCCTGACCGGCGACCGCGGCGCGTTCAGCGTGAAAGCCCACGGGTACCAGCCCGTCCCGGACCACCTTGCCAAGAAGATCATTGAGGCGCGACAGGGCGAACTCGCCCAGGCGTAGGCGTTCAGGGCCCCAGGTGGGGGAAGATGTCTCGAATCACGCGGCCGTTCCGGAAGGTGGTGACCTGATCGCCCCGGCCAGGAGCGCCCAGGACCGTCCAGGTGGGCGCTTGCAGCAGCGTGTCCACGTCGGTCAGGGGTTCGTCAGGTGCGCCGCGCAGCCACAGGAGTTGCGTGGCGCTCAGGCCGACGCTGGAGTCCCGGGGATGGCCGATGAGGCGTTGCACGCTGTCGGGTGGCGGCGTGAAGCTCAGCGTGCGGTTCAGGTGGGTCAGATCTGTGAACGCGACCCGGATGGTGGGGCAGGACTTGACCTCCAGGCCCTGCCACCAGCGGGCGAGGGGACCAGGGCCGCTGCTGCCTGAAACCCACTGGACCGGGCCGCGTGGTTCCAGGGTCAGGATGATCGCCTGCGGCACAGACTGGGCGGGGCGGTGGCCGTCCACGCCGATCTCCACGAGGCGCGGGCCGGTCTGCTCGACCTGCGTGACGCGGACCGGGGTGCTCAGCGGCACGGCGTATTCGATGGTGCCGTTCCCCCGGACGCAGCGGAGTGGACCGCCGGCGTACACCCAGACGTCCCGCCCGGCCAGCCGCGCCAGTTCCGGCGGGAGGGTGTCGGCCGGGGCGCGGCCGGCGACCAGCAGAGGCAGCAGGATGGGCCAGGGGCGCATGGCTCTGGCATACCACGGGTGTCCGGCCAGCGCGTCCTCTTATGGCCGTTCGCGGCGTAGCATCCGGGGCATGACTTCACCCGCCCGCATCATTGCCGATCTGCGTTCCGATACCGTCACGACCCCCACGCCTGCCATGCGCGAGGCGATGGCGCAGGCGCCGGTGGGGGACGACGTGTACGGCGAAGACCCGACCGTGAACGAGTTGCAGGCCGAGGTGGCCCGCCAGACGGGGCACGAGGCGGGGCTGTTCATGCCGTCGGGCACCATGACGAATCAGGTGGCGATTGCGCTGCACACCCGGCGGGGTGAGGAGGTCATCTGCGCGGAGGGCTCGCACATCTACGAGTGGGAGCTGGGCATGATGGCGGCCTTCAGCGGCGTGGTGCCGCGCTTCGTGCCCGCGCCGCTGGGCGTGCCCGCCCCGGAGGACGTGCGCTCGGCGATCCGCCGCAGCATCCACCAGTCGCCCAGCGGGCTGATCAGCCTGGAGAACACGCACAACAAGGCTGGGGGCACCGTGATTCCGCTGGACGTCCTGGCGGGGATTCGCGCGGTGGCGACCGAGGAGGGCCTGCCGCTGCACCTGGACGGTGCGCGGGTGGTGAACGCGGCGGTGGCGTTGGGTGTGCCGCTGCGGGACGTGACGGGCCTGTTCGACACGGTTAGCGTGTGCCTGAGCAAGGGCCTGGGCGCCCCGGTGGGCAGCGTGCTCGTTGGCAGCGCGGCGGCCATGAAGCAGGCGCACCGCTACCGCAAGATGATGGGCGGCGGCATGCGGCAGGCCGGGGTGCTGGCCGCCGCCGCACTCGTGGCGCTGCGTGAGGGCCCCGCCCGGCTGGCGGAGGACCACCGCCGCACCCGCGTTCTGGCGGAGGCGCTGGTCAACGCGGGCTTTGACGTGAACCTCGCCGCTGTGCAGACGAACATCATCTACGCCACCCTGCCGGACGCGGCCACGCACGCGGCCCGCTGGGCGGAGCAGGGCGTGCTCGCCAACGCGCTGGGGCCGGACAGCGTCCGGTTCGTACTGCACCATCAGGTGAGCGACGAGGCGCTGGACGGAGCAGTCCGCGTGCTGACTGCCTGACGCGGGGTGCCGGGGCGGCTCACGCCTCAACTTTCCGTTGATGTGCCCGCCGCCCTGCGCGCGGTAGGCTCGGGGGCATGACTGTTCCAGAGCCCCCCCTGACCCGTGTGCCGCCCGCTCCGCCTGCCGCGCCCGCGGGGGTGCGGGCGGTCAGCGGGAACCGGGCGGCGCTGGCGCTGCTGGTGGTGCAGAACGTGGCGTCCGCCCTGCTGGTCGCGGCGGGCCTGCCGCTGGGGACCGCGCTGCTGGGCACCTTCGCCGTGGTCGTGCTGGTGGGCCTGACGCTCTTCCGGGGCACGCTGGGGGCCCTGTTTCAGGATTCACGCTGGCGCACGCCGCCGTCGTGGGGCATGGCGCTCGCGGCGTTCGCGCTGGCGTTCCTGGCGTCGCGTGCGTTCGTGCTGGCCTTCGTGACGCTGGTGCCGTCGTCGGCGGACGCGGTGCCGCAGTTCCTCAGCCGGGGCGCGGACGTGTGGGTGCTGATCCTCGCGGCGGGCGTCCTGATTCCCATCGCCGAGGAGGTCGCGTTCCGGGGCCTGCTCATGCGTGGGCACGAGCGCGCGGCTGGTTTCACCGTGGCGGCCCTGACGAGCACGCTGGTGTTCTCGCTGGCGCACGGCGTGCCCGCCAGCATCGTGGGGATCCTGCCGCTGGCGTACGTCCTGGCCCGCATCGTGCAGCACACCGGCAGCCTGTGGAACAGCGTGATCGTGCACGCGCTGAACAACACCATCGCGGTGGCGCTGGGCAGCGTGCTCGCGGGCCGCCTGCCGACGGATGCGGGGCAGGCGACCGAACTACTGAAAAATGAGGCGCTGCGCCTGCCGCTGGCCGGAGGCGCGGCGCTGTTCGGGACGGTGGTGCTGGTCGTCCTGCACCTGTGGCTGACGCCGAAGGCGGACCCGCAGGTGCGCAGCGCGCCCGGCCCGTGGCTGAGTGGGGCGTTCGTGGTGATGCTGCTGTTCGGCCTGAGTGCTGCCGCGTTCACGATTCCTGGCGTGGCGCAGTGGGCGACGGACCTGCGTGGAGCGCTGAGGTGACTGACCCTGCCCGGCCTGGCCTGTGGGCGCGCCTGCGGGCATTCGCGCGGCACCTGAAAGCGGAACTGCTGGCCCTGAGCCACGCCGCGCGGGACCCGCGCACCCCCTGGTACGCGCGGGCGTGGGCGCTGCTGGTGCTCGCGTACGCCCTGAGTCCCATTGACCTGATCCCGGATTTCATTCCAGTGCTGGGGCAACTCGATGACCTGCTGCTCGTCCCGGCGGGATTGTGGGTGGCGCTGCGCCTGATTCCCCCCGAGGTGCTGGCGGACGCCCGGCGCGCCGCAGCCGAGCACCCGGAGAAACTGGCGCGCAGTGCCCTCGGCGCGGCGCTGATCGTGCTCGTGTACGCTGCGCTGATCGTGCTGGCGTGGGCGTGGTGGCGTTCCCGCAGCGGGTAAGCGCGTAGCATGCGGGCACTGATGGCCCGCTCCCGCACGCCCACCCCCGCCCGCTCCGCTGCCTCCACGCCGTCCGCTCCGGCTGACGCGCCGCTGCCCACGTCCATCCTGGCGGGCCCACGGTTGTTCGCGCGTGCCCTCGCGCAGACCGAACCGCTCATCTGGCGGTACCTGGGCGTCGTCGCGCTCGCCGCCATCCTGTCGGGGGGCGCGTACGCGGCGTTGGTCCGGCCCGCCGTGAACCTCGCCGCAGAGGTGGCCGGGGGCGCGGCGCCGCTGGCCACGCACGCGCTGAACGTGATTGGCGGGGCGTTCCTGTCCATGTTCACGTTCCTGCTCATGTGGGGTCTGGGTCTGCTTGGCGCGGGCCGCGCGGGCCGCCCCGCCGAGGTGTTCGGCGCGACCTTCGCGCTGCTGCCGCCCCTGTACGCGCTGGTCATCGTTCTGAGCTTCTTGATTCCCGACGGCGCGTGGCGTCCCACGGCGGACGCGCTTGCGGCGGCTGGGAAGGACCCGAATGCCGCGCAGCGCCTGGGACTGGCGGGCCTGAAGACCACCTCGGCGGCGTTCCTGCTGCTCGTGGTCACGCTGGTGGCGCCCCTGGTTCAGTCCGGCCTGGCATTCGTGGCCTTCCGGGAACTGACGGGCCGGGCAGGCCGCGCGGCGCTGGGGGCGCTGCTGCCGCTGCTCCCGGCACTGGCCGTGGGGTTCATTGCGCTGGCGCCCGTGCTTCTGGCGCGCTGAACGCGAACCGCCCCGCGTGGAGGCGGGGCGGGGAAGAGGTGGGATCCGGTCAGAACACGCTCTTGGCGGGTTCCCACAGCCGCCACAGTTCGTACAGCCCAATCAGGAGGTGCAGCACGACCTTCGCGGCAATCCCGGCCAGTAGGCCGATCAGGGTGCCCCAGGCGCTGCGCAGCGCGTCCATGGGCGCCTTGCGGACAATGAACAGTTCGGCGATCAGCGCTCCGGCCAGTGGCCCCACGATCAGGCCGAACGGGATGATCGGGAAGATGCCCACGATCCCGCCGATGATCGCGCCCCACACGGCCTGCCTGCTGCCGCCGTACTTGCGGGCGCCCCACGCCGAGGCGACGTTGTCTACCATGCTGATCAGGATCGTGATGACCAGGAACGTCAGCAGGAACGGCAGGTCCGGCCAGGGCTGGAAGCCGTCGACCAGGGTGGCAGCGACACTGCCAATGAAGATGATGACGGTGGCGGGCAGGGCGGGCACGAAGGTGCCGATCATGCCGATCACCCACGCGACGAGGAAGATCAGGAACGCGAGACTCACGCGCCTCAGTACG
It encodes:
- a CDS encoding NAD(P)/FAD-dependent oxidoreductase, which translates into the protein MHVLVIGAGIAGTSVAYFLARAGAQVTVVDAGVHRASDVPSALINPVRGQSGGVDARALDGMRFTWTLLRELDAAGFSVPHAQSGVLRPIPDDRARARFERNLPAALKHAWLSPADAPEPLAPGWGHVLHLPDGGWVDGPAFTCALVQASGAPVVTGRAQDWTARTVTLAGGETLSGDAVVFCSGSVGVTWRGEAATHRRGTLLTLDRAVTRVALSFGAYLAPDARGGVLGATFETPSPTWTPDGLPLASLGWLLGKGAALTDLRGARVTGHWTGTRLSGLNAGPQEGGTWRLTGLSSKGFLLGPLLAAELARELMSTARPG
- the mnmD gene encoding tRNA (5-methylaminomethyl-2-thiouridine)(34)-methyltransferase MnmD is translated as MSDSSPDAPANVLVTPDGSRTALNARFGEAYGSRHGAASQARHVFVEGTGTHEHPAPRVLEVGFGVGVNARATLARCAARGVPLEYHAFEFDPAPRALLRDVARGGDAEDHPAWRALLDAWPESGGGSGEIEVTAGGATLRVTFADVLTADLPAGWATALYLDGFSPSRNPDVWTPAFTARLAHTLAPGGVLGTYSAAGHVRRSLEAAGLRVDRRPGAPGKRECVRAVREG
- a CDS encoding elongation factor G → MPHRIVSLAAHSGTGKTTLAEALLLRGGVLSRAGCVEDGTTRSDHTDAEKAHGFSIQTGVLRLSHEGTDVTVLDTPGFADFVREIRGGIRAADSVLVLVSAVGGVEVGTERAWATADRFGMPRVVVVNKMDRERADFFTVLADVKASLKGPVAAAFLPVGEGPDFRGVVNVLTGEVSPPQELPPTLTGALREARDALLDAIVETDDDLMGRYLEGEAIGDKELEAAYLRAVHAGTLYPVLPVSAVSGVGLDVLLHLMVTGLRSARERGPLTGVDGQTREPTPDAPLSARVWRLSIDPFVGKVAYIRVWSGTLRPGDTLRNTSQDVDVRPMHLYVPNGKDLTEVSELPAGSIGVLTKLPDLHAGDTLADPAQPITYDPLWLPDPVHTVAIHPATRQDEDKLGAALAKLREEDPTLHYAREPQTGEQLLSGMGDMHLGIAVEKLAAQGVTVTTTPPRIPYRETIHAPAEAQGKHKKQSGGHGQYGDCKIRIEPGEGFAFRSAVVGGAIPGKYIPSIEKGVQDAMQRGALAGYPMQDVHVTVLDGSYHDVDSSDIAFRTAGSLALKNAVANARPGLLEPVMQLRVRAPALFTGDLISDLQTRRARVQGMDPEGTVITVTALVPQAELQSYSADLRSLTGDRGAFSVKAHGYQPVPDHLAKKIIEARQGELAQA
- a CDS encoding threonine aldolase family protein, which encodes MTSPARIIADLRSDTVTTPTPAMREAMAQAPVGDDVYGEDPTVNELQAEVARQTGHEAGLFMPSGTMTNQVAIALHTRRGEEVICAEGSHIYEWELGMMAAFSGVVPRFVPAPLGVPAPEDVRSAIRRSIHQSPSGLISLENTHNKAGGTVIPLDVLAGIRAVATEEGLPLHLDGARVVNAAVALGVPLRDVTGLFDTVSVCLSKGLGAPVGSVLVGSAAAMKQAHRYRKMMGGGMRQAGVLAAAALVALREGPARLAEDHRRTRVLAEALVNAGFDVNLAAVQTNIIYATLPDAATHAARWAEQGVLANALGPDSVRFVLHHQVSDEALDGAVRVLTA
- a CDS encoding CPBP family intramembrane glutamic endopeptidase, with the translated sequence MTVPEPPLTRVPPAPPAAPAGVRAVSGNRAALALLVVQNVASALLVAAGLPLGTALLGTFAVVVLVGLTLFRGTLGALFQDSRWRTPPSWGMALAAFALAFLASRAFVLAFVTLVPSSADAVPQFLSRGADVWVLILAAGVLIPIAEEVAFRGLLMRGHERAAGFTVAALTSTLVFSLAHGVPASIVGILPLAYVLARIVQHTGSLWNSVIVHALNNTIAVALGSVLAGRLPTDAGQATELLKNEALRLPLAGGAALFGTVVLVVLHLWLTPKADPQVRSAPGPWLSGAFVVMLLFGLSAAAFTIPGVAQWATDLRGALR
- a CDS encoding YkvA family protein, with translation MTDPARPGLWARLRAFARHLKAELLALSHAARDPRTPWYARAWALLVLAYALSPIDLIPDFIPVLGQLDDLLLVPAGLWVALRLIPPEVLADARRAAAEHPEKLARSALGAALIVLVYAALIVLAWAWWRSRSG
- a CDS encoding DUF456 domain-containing protein, with protein sequence MSLAFLIFLVAWVIGMIGTFVPALPATVIIFIGSVAATLVDGFQPWPDLPFLLTFLVITILISMVDNVASAWGARKYGGSRQAVWGAIIGGIVGIFPIIPFGLIVGPLAGALIAELFIVRKAPMDALRSAWGTLIGLLAGIAAKVVLHLLIGLYELWRLWEPAKSVF